A segment of the Leptolyngbya sp. NIES-3755 genome:
CCTTGAGATTGATAGAACCACAATAGCCCGATCGCGGTGACCGCAGTTTCGATCAAATAGGTTGCAGCGAAGTAAGTAACAGGAGCTTGGATTTGGATAAAAACGACTTTAACAATGCTGGAAGCGACAAACGCGATCGTTTTTGCCAATGTGGAATACTTCGATTGTGTTTGTGCTTGGAACCAAAAATCGATTCCATAAAAACCTTCAAACAGCATTCCAACCACAATGATTCCCACTAACCAATGAGACACTGAATCCGTTGGACGAAGTACGATGATGCTTCCGATCCCAAGTACGATCGCGGCAATTTGAGCTAAAAGTTTCAGCCCGATCGTGGTTCCCATCAATTCATTTTTGCTCTCTGGATCGCGAACTAGATTTCTCACCACGATGCCATCTAAGCCCAGATTAGCAACGGTGTTAAAAATGAGTGCGAACGCAAACGCATAGTTATAGAGACCAAATTGATCGGGTCCAAGATAGCGAGCAACCCACACACCGACCACCAAGCTCAGTCCCATTCGCAAAATGCGATCGGCTAACAGCCAAGAGGTATTGGTCAGAATCTTCAAGCGATTTGGGCTAAGCTTTTCGGTGATCGACGCTAACTTACTAATCATTCTTTATGCCCTGGATTTAGACGGTGCTGGAAGCGCATTGATTGGTGAAGACGGTTTCAAATTGTCGATCGCTTCTCCCACTTCACTGAGAAATTGAGCTTGTCGATCGCGATACCATTGCTGAGCTTCATCTAGATCCTCGATCGATTGCTCTAAATCAACCGCAGCAATGAGGGCTTGAGCAAATTTCTGAGGCTGATCCGCGATCGACACCGTTCGAGGTGGATTTGCAATGCCTCTAAATGCAGTCGCTGTTCCCACAATTTGAGATCCAGATGCGATCGCGTCTAAGGTCTTGATCTGAATGCCGCCTCCGCTCAAAGTTGGAATCGCCATCACTCGCGCTTGCATCATAAACGCTTTTGAGTCTTCCACAAATCCGCGATAGTGAATCTTTGGATAGTCTTCACGAACCCAATCCGCTCCACGTCCCGCGACATGGATGGTTAAAGTCTCAGGCAACAAGGGATAAACCGTTTCCAAAAACCAGCGCAATCCTTCTTCATTTGGTTTCCATGACCAGCTTCCAATGATGCCAATGTCAAAGGCTTTCTCGATCGATTCATTCTGAAGATTGGCAAAGCTGGACGGTAAGCTGAGTGCTCTTGCTTGAGAGAATTGAGCAAAATAGCTGGCATCATGGTGGGTCAAAGTCCAAACTTCTTGAGCGGACGAAGCAACTTTCGCTTCAAGCCGTTTGACTAAAGTAGCTTCACGTCCGTAGACCCATTTCGCAAGACGATTTTGCGATCGCTCAAAGTGCTGCTGATACATTTCATGCTCCAAGTTGTGAGCAATCAGCGCTATTGTCGGGTGACGAATCACATCCAGCAACCAACCCATCTGAGCATGATCAATCACGATCGCATCATACGACTGTGTCTTTAACAAGGACTGTACCCGCTTGATATAGTCGCTTGAGATGTACTTTGCAGAGGAATAAGGAAGCTTCTTGAGCACACTTAGTACAAACCAGCCCATTGCTTTGAGTTTGGCTTGTTTCGTCTCGACCGATCGTTCACTCACTAACACTTCATACGGAGCGACGTGAAGTTCACCATCTTCTTTTCGCCCATAGCCAAGAACCGTCACGTCGCAACCATTTTGCTGAAGCGCCTCGATAATGTTTTGCGATGCCACTTCGCTCCCGTGAAGCTTCCGGGCAGGTAAAACCGTAGTTAAAACTAAAACTTTCATTGCATCAATACGTTTAACGAGGAACTATGAACTTCTCAGATTCGCAGCCGATAAGTTCGGTGCTAAAGCAGGTTGAGGAGGAGTGGCTTCATTTAAGCGATCGTCAATTTTCAGACGACGGTACTGAATCGCGATCGAGGTTGCGAACGCTACATAAAGGCTCCACATCGCGCTTCCCGTTCCAACACTCAAACTATCAGCAAAACTCACCAGCGAACTCAGAACGAGCGTGAGCAACACCCAAAAAACCTCGGTCGATTTCTGCCGCATTAACAGGTAAATGGCTCGAAAAAACAACGTTCCTAAGCTAATCAGATAGAGACTCAGCCCAACAATTCCCAACTGCAAGAACAAATCGAGATAACCATTGTGGGCATTGAAGCGAATGCCGAGTCGGTAAGTGTCATACGCCCAAGTCTGAGTCAAAATTTGATAAGACGCGCTCGAAGTCCAGAATGCTGCATAACCATGACCTAACCAAAAATGCTCCATTCCTCTATCGAGCATCATGATCCAGAGCGGAAGTCGTCCGTTGAATTCCAAGCTCTTACCTAACACATCAACCACAATAAATCGCAGATTCAACAGGACAAATAGTCCACCAATCAAACTCGTGATCAAGATGAGCGCAACACTTACCACACGAGTTTTGTAGTACTGCTTCACAATGCCGAGGAACGGTAAGAGATAGAGCGTGATCAAGATTGAAGCTAGAGCAGTTCTACCTCGACTCAGGAGCAATAGCGCAAAGGCGATCGCACACAATCCCCAAAGCAACCCCCGCCATTTCGGACGACTCAATCCACAGAGCAGCAGAGTGAGAACGGCAAACGCCATGTTAGACGCGAACAAATTCTTGAACTGAAAAATCCCTTTCCAAGATCCAATAAATTCACCCGTCGTCTCGATTCCGTAAGAGGGAATTGCAATCCCCACTAATAGACTCAGAAAGGCTGTGATGCCCATAATTTTAGCCAGCATCAGCATCTGTCCCGTTAGTCCGAATCGGACTGCCAGATATACCCCAAATAAACCCGCTCTCAAAAACGCTTTTGGCTCATCTGCGGTGAATTCAGGAGCAACAGACCAGAGAATTGACACAACCGACATCAAGTGCAGCGACAACAGTGGAATATCTCTCGTGATGCCAAACAGCATTTGTCGCCAACAGCCCGAAATCACAATCAGAATGAGCAGAATACCGTAGCTTGCTGCATTTGCTAATCCAACTGCTCTCGGAGGAACCGCAACACCTAGAAAATAAGCGAGATAAATTCCCACTAACCACGGCTCGATCTTTTGGGCTAAAAGTTGTAAATCTCTAAATTTCAAGGCTCTGTCTCCTCTGCTTCTGGTCAATCTTGGTTAAGGGCTATCTCCAGGCTTATCGTCGTTTTCGTTGAGAATGCAAGTCTTCAAACAGCGATCGATACCGATGCGCTTGTCTGTCCTGAGTAAACTCTTGTTCAACTTTTGCTCGACTGCGCGAACTGAGTTGCTGATGTCGATCGGGATCTTCGATCGACCAAGCAATCCCCTTCGCTAAGTCATCAATCCAATACGGTTTCGCTAAATAACCACTTTTCTGATGTTCGATCAAATCAGGCATTCCGCCGATTTCAAATGCTACACAGGGAGTTCCGCAAGCCATCGCTTCCATGATGGTATTTGCCAAGTTCTCCTGAGTTGAGGGCAAGATGAAGACATCGGCTGCGGAATATAGCAGTGATAACGATAGATCATCTCGAAAAGTTCCAAGATAATGCACGTTCATGCCGAATTCTGGTGGATTCTCAGGTCGATCTTCTCCAAAAACAACTAACTCTAAGGAATCTCCCCAACCCAATTGCGCCAAACTTTGTAAGGCAGGTTGCAAGAGGTGAAAACCTTTCCGGGGATCGCTCGTTCCGGCAGTGGCTCCGAACAATGCTAAATGTTTGTCTTGGGGTAAGCCGAGAACTTCACGAGCAAAGACTTTGTGCATGGGACGATAGAGCGTTGTATCAATTCCGTTTGGAATCACTTCAACTCGCAAATCTTGGAACAATGAACTCGATCGAGCACAGTCGGCTAACCATTGACTCAGTGCCACGATCGTTAAATCAGCCGATTTCCAAGCTTTCAATTTTCGCTGCCAAATCGATCGAGAAAGATCCTGCACTTTCTGACTTTGAAGCTGAGGACAATTGCCACAGGATTTAAGATAGCGATCGCAGTCATCCGTATAGTGACAACCGCCCGTAAATGCCCACATATCATGCAGCGACCAGACGATCGGACGATTGAATTTCGCGATCGATTCAATTTGCACAAACGCTTCATTCACCCAATGCAAGTTGATCACATCAGGGTTCAGTTGATTGATTTGAGTCGCAACTTTACTGGGCAACCATTGAACGGAAAAGGTTGCTTTTTGCCGATGTTTATAGCGCTTGAGTGGCAGTGCATCAAAGGTAAGTCTCGCTTTCGCAACTCCTTGTGCAATCTGGGTTTTAGGCGCAATCACAGAGAAATCTCCGCTCGTTTTCGATTGTACGAGCATTTGAGAACAAACTCCAATCTGCTGCAATCCTTGGTGCAGGCGATAAGCTGCCCGTGCTGCACCACCCTCAATATCATGACTGCTTGCAAGTAAAACGTTCACGGCTCCCTCCTGCAATTAGCACTGAGCTTGAACGCGAATGCCGTCTTTGGGTGAACTGCGATCGACACTAACCTGTTCACCCGTGGAATATTAATTGCAACCCGATTCCGCTCTATCATGAGTACCACCTAAGTCAATCTGTCGTCTGAGAACTTTAGTACGCACCAGTTTTTTGTAGAACCACCCGAATCGTTTGCAAGATGATTCTCAAATCTAGCCAGAGCGACCAATCTTTGATGTAAACCATATCGAGGCGCAGCACATCCTCGAAATTATCAATGTTCGATCGACCCGAAACCTGCCACATTCCAGTAATTCCGGGCAGTACTGCATGGCGAATATAGTCATGCTCTGAAAACTTCTCGACATCGCGTAAAGGAAGCGGTCGAGGTCCAACAAAGCTCATTTCACCAAACAGCACATTAAAGATTTGTGGCAATTCATCTAAGCTATAGCGACGTAAGAACTTACCCACACGAGTCACCCGTGGATCATCCTTCATCTTGAACAGCACCCCATCTCGATTCTCATTCTTGCTTTCGAGTTCTTTTTGTAGTTCAGCCGCATTCACCACCATTGTTCGGAACTTCCAAACTTTGAACGGGCGATTTTGCAAGCCAATCCGTGTTTGACGGAAAAAGATCGGTCCAGGAGAATCTAGTCGAATCAGAATCGCAATGAGGATATAAATCGGGAACGTCAGCGATAGAAAGAGCACAGAGGCAATAAAGTCAAAACACCGCTTGATTCGGAACTCGATTCCTGCGATCGTCGGTGGAGCAAACGTTGCGGTAAAAAGTTCTGGAATCTGCCAAATCCGAGATTCTGGAGGGGAGACCGGATTGGACATCAACATACAAATGTGAAGCGTAATCCCTGCATTTCTCAAATCCCAGTAAATCAGCATTAGCTCTCTAGCAGGCAACTGAGCAGAGAGAAAGACTTCACAAACTCCTAACTGGCGGAGTCGCTGGATCGTAGCAGCGCGATTCTGATTACTCAGTTGCTCAGGTTCGTTCCACCCACTCACCGTATAGTGATGCTTCCGTCCCAGAATCGGAACCAGTCGCTTCGACTGCTCAGGCTGACAGAAGATAAAAACTGGATGTCGAACAATCCCCACCTGCCGCACACTTTGAATCGACCAGTGCATCAGGAGTCGGCTGACCCCGATAAACACGACACTCAGGATTGCAAACCAAGCAAATGGAACGAGTAAGAGCGCTTGAGAGGGAGCAGGAAGCAATGTCGTAAACGCGATCGCGCTTTGCACTAACAGCAAGGTCGTCATCAGCTTCGTGACATCTCGCCATCCATCCCCTTCTCGGTAGAGTCCCACGACTCCAAACACCCCAACCGTCAAAAATGCAGTGGGTGAAAAAGAGATGACTCGATCTTCAACATGCAATGACACACTGAGATCCGTTCCGCTTACTTGTGCAATTTGCCACGCGGCATACATCATCGTCAGATCCAGGAAGATCAGCATGAAGATCCGAAGCCAGCCAATAACGCTACCTTGACGAACTTGAAAAGAAACCGGAGAGCGTAAATCTCTGGCTCGTGAGTGGTCAGGAGCGATCGTAGGACGTTTGAGCGAGTCTGGGGGAGGAGAAACTTGAAAAGCCATAGTGTTTGGAACGCACGAAGAAGGAACCAAGGTGAATGCTGGATGGCTTGCGTAAACAAGTCCGAAGCAAAGTCGAAAATGAGGTAGCCCTTTAGCAGGGATAATCGAGATTCTTGCAGAAACAGAACTAAAGTGCTTTTGTCAATCCCTACATTTACACAATCTTGTTACTCGCCAATCTGAATACTCACAGGGATATCCAAGCAAATACAACCCAGTGCATTTACGTCAGAATATCTTCTGATTACGCAGAATCTTAATACGTGAAACCTAGAAGGCGCAAAGTAGGCTTCATGGTTGCTTTACGTCAGTTAACAGGCAAGAACACGTAAAAAAATTAAATATCACAGTAGAACTACGTAAAAAATTTCCTGTCCCCTCAGGTAGATATGCCGGAGCGCAACTGGTCAGCCTGGCATAGTCAAATCAGTCAGGTAAGTGCAACGACTGAATTTTCTTCAGTTTTTCTCTAAATCTCCGTATGAGTGTAGACTCATCAATTACAGAGATAAAAAACACAAATCATATGCGTGTTTTTACTGAATGCGTAATTTTATGCGTCTTGAAGTGAGCATGAAATTATGAAGAAGCAATTGCGCTACCCCGAAGAAGCTATTTAGACTCCTTAACATTATTTGGTGTCACAGAGAAAGCGGGACTACATGAATAAACGGATGACTGGCTCTTATCGCCCAAGCGGTTTAGCTGCGATCGCATACCTCGATCGCACCCAACAGACGCGACCTCATTCGCAGCCATTCTCCTCGCTCTAATGACCATTGCTCTTGCTACCCTGTCGCACTTTGCAGTTACTCAGATTCACTAAATGACGAACGTTTGAGGCGCTTAATTGAAATGTCAGAAATGTATGCAGCGCGATCCACCAATCACTCAGAGCAGGCTGAAGACCAACATCGGTTCATGATCTTTGAACTCGACGATCGCGGACACCATCCCGAATATATTCGGCATCTGATTCGATACTGGTGTGAGCATGATCTACCAGGACAATTGGATCTGCTAGTGACACGACTTTTTGTGCAGCGGCACACTCACATTCTGAACCTGGCAAGCCAATGTCCTCGAATCCGGTTTGTCACCATCTCTGAATCTGAAGAGGCACAATTAGTGCATGGGGATGCTGTTCGCAGTTCAACGAAAGGGCGAATTGTTCGTGCTTTTCAAGAATGGCGC
Coding sequences within it:
- a CDS encoding putative glycosyl transferase (similar to AA sequence:cyanobase_aa:NIES39_C05020), which produces MKVLVLTTVLPARKLHGSEVASQNIIEALQQNGCDVTVLGYGRKEDGELHVAPYEVLVSERSVETKQAKLKAMGWFVLSVLKKLPYSSAKYISSDYIKRVQSLLKTQSYDAIVIDHAQMGWLLDVIRHPTIALIAHNLEHEMYQQHFERSQNRLAKWVYGREATLVKRLEAKVASSAQEVWTLTHHDASYFAQFSQARALSLPSSFANLQNESIEKAFDIGIIGSWSWKPNEEGLRWFLETVYPLLPETLTIHVAGRGADWVREDYPKIHYRGFVEDSKAFMMQARVMAIPTLSGGGIQIKTLDAIASGSQIVGTATAFRGIANPPRTVSIADQPQKFAQALIAAVDLEQSIEDLDEAQQWYRDRQAQFLSEVGEAIDNLKPSSPINALPAPSKSRA
- a CDS encoding hypothetical protein (similar to AA sequence:cyanobase_aa:all4428), which encodes MKFRDLQLLAQKIEPWLVGIYLAYFLGVAVPPRAVGLANAASYGILLILIVISGCWRQMLFGITRDIPLLSLHLMSVVSILWSVAPEFTADEPKAFLRAGLFGVYLAVRFGLTGQMLMLAKIMGITAFLSLLVGIAIPSYGIETTGEFIGSWKGIFQFKNLFASNMAFAVLTLLLCGLSRPKWRGLLWGLCAIAFALLLLSRGRTALASILITLYLLPFLGIVKQYYKTRVVSVALILITSLIGGLFVLLNLRFIVVDVLGKSLEFNGRLPLWIMMLDRGMEHFWLGHGYAAFWTSSASYQILTQTWAYDTYRLGIRFNAHNGYLDLFLQLGIVGLSLYLISLGTLFFRAIYLLMRQKSTEVFWVLLTLVLSSLVSFADSLSVGTGSAMWSLYVAFATSIAIQYRRLKIDDRLNEATPPQPALAPNLSAANLRSS
- a CDS encoding glycosyl transferase, group 1 (similar to AA sequence:cyanobase_aa:Npun_R1491); this translates as MNVLLASSHDIEGGAARAAYRLHQGLQQIGVCSQMLVQSKTSGDFSVIAPKTQIAQGVAKARLTFDALPLKRYKHRQKATFSVQWLPSKVATQINQLNPDVINLHWVNEAFVQIESIAKFNRPIVWSLHDMWAFTGGCHYTDDCDRYLKSCGNCPQLQSQKVQDLSRSIWQRKLKAWKSADLTIVALSQWLADCARSSSLFQDLRVEVIPNGIDTTLYRPMHKVFAREVLGLPQDKHLALFGATAGTSDPRKGFHLLQPALQSLAQLGWGDSLELVVFGEDRPENPPEFGMNVHYLGTFRDDLSLSLLYSAADVFILPSTQENLANTIMEAMACGTPCVAFEIGGMPDLIEHQKSGYLAKPYWIDDLAKGIAWSIEDPDRHQQLSSRSRAKVEQEFTQDRQAHRYRSLFEDLHSQRKRR
- a CDS encoding sugar transferase (similar to AA sequence:cyanobase_aa:Ava_1374); the encoded protein is MAFQVSPPPDSLKRPTIAPDHSRARDLRSPVSFQVRQGSVIGWLRIFMLIFLDLTMMYAAWQIAQVSGTDLSVSLHVEDRVISFSPTAFLTVGVFGVVGLYREGDGWRDVTKLMTTLLLVQSAIAFTTLLPAPSQALLLVPFAWFAILSVVFIGVSRLLMHWSIQSVRQVGIVRHPVFIFCQPEQSKRLVPILGRKHHYTVSGWNEPEQLSNQNRAATIQRLRQLGVCEVFLSAQLPARELMLIYWDLRNAGITLHICMLMSNPVSPPESRIWQIPELFTATFAPPTIAGIEFRIKRCFDFIASVLFLSLTFPIYILIAILIRLDSPGPIFFRQTRIGLQNRPFKVWKFRTMVVNAAELQKELESKNENRDGVLFKMKDDPRVTRVGKFLRRYSLDELPQIFNVLFGEMSFVGPRPLPLRDVEKFSEHDYIRHAVLPGITGMWQVSGRSNIDNFEDVLRLDMVYIKDWSLWLDLRIILQTIRVVLQKTGAY